From the genome of Procambarus clarkii isolate CNS0578487 chromosome 83, FALCON_Pclarkii_2.0, whole genome shotgun sequence, one region includes:
- the LOC138358468 gene encoding coiled-coil domain-containing protein 42-like: MEDVIKQVVKLKPNKSPGPDEVFAKVLKECKEERDEGKIDSETHENYFSADRHALTTIKLKLELAKIEREQQKDALQIRKEEAAIKEEEQERESALKKEQQEREVALKEHEMALKKEETALLQERERVQLEARQRYLEMQCEHDKK, translated from the exons atggaggatgttattaaacaagtaGTGAAACTGAAGcccaacaaatccccagggccagacgaagtgtttgccaaggtgcttaaggaatgcaaagaggagagag atgaagggaagattgactctgaaactcacgaaaattattttagtgcagatagacatgctctgACAACTATAAAActaaagctcgaacttgcaaagatcgagcgggaacaacaaaaagaCGCTCTACAAATAAGGAAAGAAGAAGCGGCCATAAaggaagaagaacaagaacgtgagtcggctctaaagaaagaacaacaagaacgcgaggtggccctaaaggaacacgagatggccctaaagaaagaagagacggccctactccaagagcgtgagcgagtacagcttgaagcaagacaaCGTTACCTGGAGATGCAATGCGAGCATGATAAGAAGTAA